A genomic segment from Streptomyces sp. NBC_01233 encodes:
- a CDS encoding CynX/NimT family MFS transporter encodes MSDEELQTLDRPAGSHPPPRQAAREAVDRAAAAATPHATAQPTWLGPVLIVGIVLAALNLRPAITSLGALFEETRTGLGMSGTVAGLITSVPALCFAVFGVTAPRLSRRFGPAAVVCAGMAAVATGLLIRPFTSGAAGFLAASALSLAGIALTNVLLPVIVKRYFPDRVGTMTGLYSMALAAGTSLAAAATVPLTGALGGSWRTGLLIWAVLALVAVLPWLPIARASRRAERAATAAASGAGTAVRADAGPRVVRSRTAWALACYFGLQATGAYITMGWLPQIFRDAGVSASTAGVLLAVTMVMGVPLAFVIPGLAARMKNQGVIAAVLGVFGLTGYLGLYFAPAAGAWAWALLLGISNCAFPLVITLIGLRAKSPAGVVKLSAFAQSTGYLISIPGPLLIGALYQHSGGWDLPLALMAGLLVPQIALGILAGRDRTIEDECGMRD; translated from the coding sequence ATGTCCGACGAAGAACTCCAGACGCTCGACCGGCCCGCCGGGAGCCACCCGCCCCCGCGGCAGGCCGCCCGCGAGGCCGTGGACCGCGCTGCGGCCGCCGCCACCCCGCACGCGACGGCGCAGCCGACCTGGCTCGGCCCGGTGCTCATCGTCGGAATCGTGCTGGCCGCCCTCAACCTGCGGCCCGCCATCACCAGCCTCGGCGCCCTCTTCGAGGAGACCCGCACGGGTCTCGGCATGAGCGGCACCGTCGCCGGACTGATCACCTCCGTCCCCGCCCTCTGCTTCGCCGTCTTCGGCGTCACCGCGCCCCGGCTCTCCCGCCGCTTCGGCCCGGCCGCCGTCGTCTGCGCCGGCATGGCCGCCGTCGCCACCGGCCTGCTGATCCGCCCCTTCACGAGCGGAGCCGCGGGCTTCCTGGCGGCCAGCGCCCTCTCCCTGGCCGGCATAGCCCTCACCAACGTCCTGCTCCCGGTGATCGTCAAGCGCTACTTCCCGGACCGGGTCGGCACCATGACCGGCCTGTACTCCATGGCCCTGGCCGCGGGCACCTCCCTCGCCGCCGCCGCGACCGTCCCGCTGACCGGCGCCCTCGGCGGCAGCTGGCGCACCGGCCTGCTGATCTGGGCCGTGCTCGCCCTGGTCGCCGTACTGCCCTGGCTGCCCATCGCCCGCGCCTCCCGGCGCGCCGAGCGGGCCGCGACCGCAGCCGCCTCCGGCGCGGGTACCGCCGTACGGGCCGACGCGGGCCCGCGGGTCGTCCGCAGCCGCACCGCCTGGGCCCTCGCCTGCTACTTCGGCCTCCAGGCCACGGGCGCGTACATCACCATGGGCTGGCTCCCGCAGATCTTCCGCGACGCCGGGGTCTCCGCCTCCACCGCCGGTGTGCTGCTCGCCGTCACCATGGTCATGGGCGTCCCGCTCGCCTTCGTCATCCCGGGCCTCGCAGCCCGGATGAAGAACCAGGGCGTCATCGCCGCCGTCCTCGGCGTCTTCGGGCTCACCGGCTACCTCGGGCTCTACTTCGCCCCCGCCGCGGGAGCCTGGGCCTGGGCGCTCCTGCTCGGCATCTCCAACTGCGCGTTCCCCCTCGTCATCACCCTCATCGGGCTGCGCGCCAAGTCCCCCGCAGGCGTGGTCAAGCTCTCCGCCTTCGCCCAGAGCACCGGCTACCTCATCTCCATCCCCGGCCCCCTCCTCATCGGCGCCCTCTACCAGCACAGCGGCGGCTGGGACCTGCCGCTCGCCCTGATGGCGGGCCTGCTCGTCCCGCAGATCGCGCTGGGAATCCTGGCAGGCCGGGACCGCACGATCGAGGACGAATGCGGCATGCGAGACTGA
- a CDS encoding FadR/GntR family transcriptional regulator: MPLTSPRRSALVDQVIAQLRNQITSGEWPVGARIPTEPELVELLGVARNTVREAVRALAHNGLLDIRQGSGTYVIATSELAGVMHRRFAGAEPRHIAELRSTLESSAARLAAERRTERDLVQLDALLARREEAWAGGDAEVFVAADVSLHMAVVTASHNEVLIGLYADLGDLVADWLRADVGTELHPSAHLDHARLIEAIRRGDRDAAASEAAGHPFACLGRNKAGDPLTPAGG; encoded by the coding sequence ATGCCGCTGACGTCGCCACGGCGCTCCGCACTCGTCGATCAGGTGATCGCCCAGCTGCGGAACCAGATCACCTCCGGCGAGTGGCCGGTCGGCGCCCGCATCCCGACCGAGCCGGAGCTCGTCGAGCTGCTCGGCGTCGCCCGCAACACGGTGCGCGAGGCCGTGCGGGCGCTGGCGCACAACGGCCTCCTGGACATCCGGCAGGGCTCGGGCACGTACGTCATCGCCACCAGCGAGCTGGCCGGCGTCATGCACCGCCGGTTCGCCGGCGCCGAGCCGCGGCACATCGCCGAGCTGCGTTCGACGCTGGAGTCCTCGGCGGCCCGGCTGGCGGCGGAGCGGCGCACCGAGCGGGACCTCGTACAGCTGGACGCGCTGCTGGCGCGCCGTGAGGAGGCCTGGGCGGGCGGGGACGCGGAGGTCTTCGTGGCCGCGGACGTGAGCCTGCACATGGCGGTGGTGACGGCCTCGCACAACGAGGTGCTGATCGGGCTGTACGCGGACCTCGGCGACCTGGTGGCCGACTGGCTGCGGGCGGACGTGGGCACCGAGCTGCATCCGTCGGCCCATCTGGACCACGCGCGGCTGATCGAGGCGATCCGGCGCGGGGACAGGGACGCGGCGGCTTCGGAGGCGGCGGGCCACCCCTTCGCCTGCCTCGGCAGGAACAAGGCCGGGGACCCGCTCACGCCCGCTGGTGGCTGA
- the fabI gene encoding enoyl-ACP reductase FabI, with protein MSGILEGKRILITGVLMESSIAFHTARLAQEQGAEVILTAWPRPSLTERIAKKLPKPVKVIELDVTNDEHLARLEGLVRDELGGLDGVVHSIGFAPQDALGGNFLNTPFESVATAMHVSAFSLKSLTMACKPLFPAEGAAVVGLTFDAQFAWPQYDWMGPAKAALEATSRYLARDLGKENIRCNLVSAGPIGSMAAKSIPGFGELAEVWNSRSMLEWDMSDPEPTGKGVVALLSDWFPKTTGEIVHVDGGLHAMGA; from the coding sequence ATGAGCGGAATTCTCGAGGGCAAGCGCATCCTCATCACGGGTGTGCTGATGGAGTCCTCCATCGCCTTCCACACGGCCCGGCTGGCCCAGGAGCAGGGCGCCGAGGTCATCCTCACCGCCTGGCCGCGCCCGTCGCTGACCGAGCGCATCGCGAAGAAGCTGCCCAAGCCGGTCAAGGTGATCGAGCTCGACGTCACCAACGACGAGCACCTGGCCCGTCTGGAGGGCCTCGTCCGCGACGAGCTCGGCGGCCTCGACGGCGTCGTCCACTCGATCGGCTTCGCGCCGCAGGACGCCCTCGGCGGCAACTTCCTGAACACCCCGTTCGAGTCGGTCGCCACCGCCATGCACGTTTCGGCGTTCTCGCTGAAGTCGCTGACCATGGCCTGCAAGCCGCTCTTCCCGGCGGAGGGCGCGGCCGTCGTCGGCCTCACCTTCGACGCGCAGTTCGCCTGGCCGCAGTACGACTGGATGGGCCCGGCCAAGGCCGCCCTGGAGGCCACCAGCCGTTACCTCGCCCGCGACCTGGGCAAGGAGAACATCCGCTGCAACCTGGTCTCGGCCGGTCCGATCGGCTCCATGGCCGCGAAGTCCATCCCGGGCTTCGGTGAGCTGGCCGAGGTCTGGAACTCCCGCTCCATGCTGGAGTGGGACATGAGCGACCCGGAGCCGACGGGCAAGGGCGTCGTGGCCCTGCTGTCCGACTGGTTCCCGAAGACCACCGGCGAGATCGTCCACGTGGACGGCGGCCTGCACGCGATGGGTGCCTGA
- the fabG gene encoding 3-oxoacyl-[acyl-carrier-protein] reductase → MSRSVLVTGGNRGIGLAIARAFAEAGDKVAITFRSGEPPEALTSLGVLAVRCDITDSEQVEQAYKQIEDAHGAVEVLVANAGITKDTLLMRMSEEDFASVVDTNLTGTFRVVKRANRGMLRAKKGRVVLISSVVGLLGSAGQANYAASKAALVGFARSLARELGSRNITFNVVAPGFVDTDMTKVLTDEQRAGIVGQVPLGRYAQPEEIAAAVRFLASDDAAYITGAVIPVDGGLGMGH, encoded by the coding sequence TTGAGCCGCTCGGTTCTCGTCACCGGAGGAAACCGGGGCATCGGCCTCGCCATCGCCCGAGCCTTCGCGGAGGCCGGCGACAAGGTCGCGATCACGTTCCGGTCGGGTGAGCCGCCGGAGGCGCTCACCTCGCTCGGTGTCCTGGCGGTGCGGTGCGACATCACCGACTCCGAGCAGGTGGAGCAGGCCTACAAGCAGATCGAGGACGCGCACGGCGCGGTCGAGGTGCTGGTGGCCAATGCCGGCATCACCAAGGACACGCTGCTGATGCGGATGTCCGAGGAGGACTTCGCGTCCGTCGTCGACACGAACCTCACCGGCACGTTCCGGGTGGTAAAGCGCGCGAACCGTGGCATGCTCCGTGCCAAGAAGGGCCGCGTCGTCCTGATCTCCTCGGTCGTCGGACTGCTCGGTTCGGCCGGCCAGGCCAACTACGCCGCTTCGAAGGCCGCGCTGGTCGGCTTCGCCCGCTCGCTCGCCCGTGAGCTGGGCTCCCGCAACATCACCTTCAACGTCGTCGCCCCCGGTTTCGTGGACACCGACATGACGAAGGTGCTCACCGACGAGCAGCGCGCGGGCATCGTGGGCCAGGTGCCGCTCGGCCGTTACGCGCAGCCCGAGGAGATCGCGGCAGCCGTCCGCTTCCTGGCGTCCGACGACGCCGCGTACATCACCGGAGCCGTCATTCCCGTTGACGGCGGATTGGGCATGGGTCACTGA
- a CDS encoding TldD/PmbA family protein, translated as MIGATGPDPGRTSVPHSIDAAFTALPLRALADAALARARALGAEHADFRLERIRSASWRLRDAKPAGGSDTTDLGFAVRVVHGGSWGFASGVDLTMDAAAKVASQAVAMAKLSAQVIKAAGSDERVELADEPVHADRTWISAYDVNPFEVPDAEKAALLADWSARLLAADGVAHVDASLLAVHENKFYADTAGTSTTQQRVRIHPQLTAVAVNGTTGEFDSMRTIAPPAGRGWEYLTGTGWDWNSELEQIPGLLAEKMRAPSVEAGRYDLVVDPSNLWLTIHESIGHATELDRALGYEAAYAGTSFATFDQLNKLTYGSSIMNVTGDRTAEHGLATIGYDDEGVQAQSWDLVKDGTLVGYQLDRRIARLTGLGRSNGCAYADSPGHVPVQRMANVSLQPDPGGLSTEDLIGGVERGIYVVGDRSWSIDMQRYNFQFTGQRFFRIENGRLAGQLRDVAYQATTTDFWGSMEKVGGPQTYVLGGAFNCGKAQPGQVAAVSHGCPSALFRDVNILNTTQEAGR; from the coding sequence ATGATCGGGGCGACCGGCCCCGACCCCGGGAGGACTTCCGTGCCCCATTCCATCGACGCGGCCTTCACCGCGCTTCCCTTGCGGGCGCTCGCCGACGCGGCGCTCGCCCGGGCCCGCGCGCTGGGCGCCGAGCATGCCGACTTCCGGCTGGAGCGGATCCGCAGCGCCTCCTGGCGCCTGCGCGACGCCAAGCCCGCCGGCGGGTCCGACACCACCGACCTCGGATTCGCGGTCCGCGTGGTGCACGGAGGCAGCTGGGGGTTCGCCTCCGGTGTGGACCTGACCATGGACGCCGCCGCCAAGGTGGCCTCGCAGGCCGTGGCCATGGCGAAGCTGTCCGCCCAGGTGATCAAGGCCGCCGGTTCGGACGAGCGCGTGGAGCTCGCCGACGAGCCGGTGCACGCGGACCGCACCTGGATCTCCGCCTACGACGTGAACCCCTTCGAGGTGCCGGACGCGGAGAAGGCGGCGCTGCTCGCCGACTGGAGCGCGCGCCTGCTGGCGGCCGACGGCGTGGCGCACGTGGACGCCTCGCTGCTCGCCGTGCACGAGAACAAGTTCTACGCCGACACCGCGGGCACCTCGACCACGCAGCAGCGGGTGCGGATCCACCCGCAGCTCACCGCCGTCGCCGTGAACGGCACGACCGGCGAGTTCGACTCCATGCGCACCATCGCCCCGCCCGCCGGCCGCGGCTGGGAGTACCTGACCGGCACCGGCTGGGACTGGAACTCCGAGCTGGAGCAGATCCCGGGCCTGCTCGCCGAGAAGATGCGGGCGCCGAGCGTCGAGGCAGGCCGCTACGACCTGGTGGTGGACCCGTCCAACCTGTGGCTCACCATCCACGAGTCCATCGGCCACGCCACCGAGCTCGACCGGGCGCTGGGCTACGAGGCGGCGTACGCGGGGACCTCCTTCGCCACCTTCGACCAGCTGAACAAGCTGACGTACGGCTCCTCGATCATGAACGTGACCGGTGACCGCACGGCCGAGCACGGTCTGGCGACCATCGGGTACGACGACGAGGGCGTCCAGGCGCAGTCCTGGGACCTGGTCAAGGACGGCACCCTGGTCGGCTACCAGCTGGACCGGCGGATCGCGAGGCTGACGGGCCTGGGCCGCTCCAACGGCTGCGCCTACGCCGACTCCCCCGGGCACGTGCCCGTCCAGCGGATGGCGAACGTCTCGCTGCAGCCGGATCCGGGCGGCCTCTCGACCGAGGACCTGATCGGCGGGGTGGAGCGCGGGATCTACGTGGTCGGCGACCGCTCCTGGTCGATCGACATGCAGCGCTACAACTTCCAGTTCACCGGGCAGCGGTTCTTCCGGATCGAGAACGGCCGGCTGGCCGGACAGCTGCGCGACGTGGCGTACCAGGCCACCACGACCGATTTCTGGGGCTCGATGGAGAAGGTCGGCGGCCCCCAGACCTACGTCCTGGGCGGCGCCTTCAACTGCGGCAAGGCCCAGCCGGGGCAGGTCGCGGCGGTCTCGCACGGCTGCCCGTCCGCGCTGTTCCGCGACGTGAACATCTTGAACACCACGCAGGAGGCCGGCCGATGA
- a CDS encoding metallopeptidase TldD-related protein, translating to MSTLSNGRTKPHEIVERALELSTADGCVVIADEESSANLRWAGNALTTNGVTRGRTLTVIATVDGKEGTASGVVSRSAVTAADLEPLVRAAEAAARGAGPAEDAQPLVTGTPASPDFTDAPAETTSAVFADFAPALGEAFARARAGGRELYGFANHELVSTYVGTSTGLRLRHDQPNGTLEINAKSPDRQRSAWAGRSTRDFKDVDPTVLDAELAVRLGWAERKIDLPAGRYETLLPPTAVADLLIYQMWSAAARDAVEGRTVFSKPGGGTRLGEKLSELPLTLRSDPNAPGLETAPFVIAHSSGDDASVFDNGLPVPPTEWIRDGQLARLTTTRHTAGLTGMQLSPGFGNLILDGGGEKSLEEMVAGTERGLLLTCLWYIREVDPATLLLTGLTRDGVYLVENGQVVGEVNNFRFNESPVDLLSRASEAGRTEKTLPREWSDWFTRAAMPALRIPDFNMSSVSKGV from the coding sequence ATGAGCACGCTTTCGAACGGACGCACCAAGCCCCACGAGATCGTCGAGCGGGCGCTGGAGCTGTCCACCGCCGACGGCTGCGTCGTCATCGCCGACGAGGAGTCCAGCGCCAACCTGCGCTGGGCGGGCAACGCGCTGACCACCAACGGCGTCACCCGCGGCCGGACCTTGACGGTCATCGCCACGGTCGACGGCAAGGAGGGCACGGCCTCGGGGGTCGTCTCGCGCTCCGCCGTGACCGCGGCCGACCTGGAGCCGCTGGTGCGGGCCGCCGAGGCGGCCGCGCGCGGGGCGGGCCCGGCGGAGGACGCCCAGCCGCTGGTCACCGGGACCCCGGCCTCGCCGGACTTCACCGACGCCCCCGCCGAGACCACCTCGGCGGTGTTCGCCGACTTCGCGCCGGCCCTCGGCGAGGCCTTCGCCCGGGCCCGGGCCGGCGGCCGGGAGCTGTACGGCTTCGCCAACCACGAGCTGGTCTCCACGTACGTCGGCACCTCCACCGGGCTGCGGCTGCGCCACGACCAGCCCAACGGCACGCTGGAGATCAACGCGAAGTCCCCGGACCGGCAGCGCTCGGCCTGGGCCGGCCGCTCCACCCGGGACTTCAAGGACGTGGACCCGACCGTGCTGGACGCGGAGCTCGCCGTGCGCCTGGGCTGGGCGGAGCGGAAGATCGACCTGCCCGCCGGGCGGTACGAGACCCTGCTGCCGCCGACGGCCGTGGCGGACCTGCTGATCTACCAGATGTGGTCGGCGGCGGCCCGGGACGCGGTGGAGGGCCGTACGGTCTTCTCCAAGCCCGGCGGCGGCACCCGGCTCGGCGAGAAGCTGTCCGAACTGCCGCTGACGCTGCGCAGCGACCCGAACGCGCCGGGCCTGGAGACCGCGCCGTTCGTGATCGCGCACAGCTCCGGCGACGACGCCTCGGTCTTCGACAACGGCCTGCCGGTCCCGCCGACCGAGTGGATCCGCGACGGGCAGCTGGCCCGGCTGACCACGACCCGGCACACCGCCGGTCTGACCGGCATGCAGCTCTCCCCCGGCTTCGGGAACCTGATCCTCGACGGGGGCGGCGAGAAGTCCCTGGAGGAGATGGTGGCGGGGACCGAGCGGGGTCTGCTGCTGACCTGCCTCTGGTACATCCGCGAGGTGGACCCGGCCACGCTGCTGCTCACGGGGCTGACCCGGGACGGCGTCTACCTGGTGGAGAACGGTCAGGTCGTCGGCGAGGTCAACAACTTCCGGTTCAACGAGTCCCCCGTGGACCTGCTGTCGCGGGCCTCGGAGGCCGGCCGGACCGAGAAGACGCTGCCGCGCGAGTGGAGCGACTGGTTCACCCGGGCCGCGATGCCCGCGCTGCGCATCCCGGATTTCAACATGAGTTCGGTCAGCAAGGGCGTCTGA